One stretch of Pseudomonas fluorescens Q2-87 DNA includes these proteins:
- a CDS encoding helix-turn-helix transcriptional regulator, producing MNIIPTQDIAGHCLHAFTQLIPASRAAFYCVDRHLHAHDFSLQDMSAEMHRDYLDNFCQFDPLQPRNYATSDLVVVPLGLAMTRQPARDNQRYRGFLQRYGVVDVVEIFAHRDGQPQAAISLLRTAEQGAFTSQQLNQLSALQALLQLSVAHLPALEDPLSELTPKERQIAWLLRQGLSNKHLARELDVGLPTIKTHLINLFRKVGVRSRTELVSALFL from the coding sequence ATGAACATCATCCCCACCCAGGACATTGCCGGCCACTGCCTGCATGCCTTTACCCAGCTCATTCCCGCCAGCCGGGCGGCCTTCTACTGTGTCGACCGGCATCTGCACGCCCATGACTTCAGCCTGCAGGACATGAGCGCCGAAATGCACCGCGACTATCTGGACAATTTCTGCCAGTTCGACCCACTGCAACCGCGCAACTACGCCACCAGTGACTTGGTCGTGGTGCCGCTGGGCCTGGCAATGACCCGCCAACCGGCGCGGGACAACCAACGTTATCGCGGCTTCTTGCAGCGCTACGGGGTGGTGGATGTGGTGGAGATCTTCGCCCATCGGGACGGCCAGCCCCAGGCCGCGATTTCCCTGTTGCGCACCGCCGAGCAAGGCGCCTTCACCAGCCAGCAGCTGAACCAACTCTCGGCATTGCAAGCTTTGTTGCAACTGTCCGTTGCCCATTTGCCTGCCCTTGAGGATCCATTGAGCGAGCTGACGCCCAAGGAGCGCCAGATTGCCTGGCTGCTGCGCCAGGGCCTGAGCAACAAGCACTTGGCACGAGAGCTGGATGTGGGCTTGCCGACCATCAAGACCCACCTGATCAACCTGTTTCGCAAGGTCGGCGTGCGCAGCCGTACCGAACTGGTCAGCGCCCTGTTTCTCTAG
- a CDS encoding molybdenum cofactor biosynthesis F family protein has translation MTSTPTDWITVGALADGFAPEAFILPNLADLNGKTFTLHFANGWQIEHRFEQDTLSWNAADGHSSGTAAYRATSVRPGLYLLDFIKRQGAQASSVSLVLDTANAAFTAVIGRMPEPQQTREGLYGRALAGQPLTSVSVEFLHGSLDRAWQSGLCPHAPSTELVGLRNLYRYSPSEVYEHIYLNERFYSWQCLKGVEQGLCDTDRCDTYKIADQLFLFVWREKIIPTLGLVLIDLQQHRSDGKIFGYAGASFDEFSNFPVSSYCQVLNRTEYPDV, from the coding sequence ATGACTTCTACACCTACAGATTGGATCACCGTCGGCGCCCTGGCCGATGGCTTTGCCCCCGAAGCCTTCATCCTGCCCAACCTGGCTGACCTCAACGGCAAGACCTTCACATTGCATTTCGCCAATGGCTGGCAGATCGAGCACCGATTCGAGCAAGACACGCTGTCCTGGAACGCGGCTGACGGCCATTCCAGCGGCACGGCGGCCTATAGGGCCACCTCGGTGCGGCCGGGCTTGTACCTGTTGGACTTCATCAAGCGCCAAGGCGCCCAAGCATCTTCGGTCAGCCTTGTGCTGGATACTGCGAACGCGGCGTTCACCGCTGTGATCGGTCGCATGCCCGAGCCGCAGCAGACGCGCGAAGGGCTCTACGGACGCGCCTTGGCCGGGCAGCCATTGACCTCGGTCAGCGTCGAGTTCCTTCATGGCAGCCTCGATCGTGCGTGGCAGTCCGGTCTGTGTCCACATGCACCGTCTACCGAGCTGGTGGGGCTGCGCAACCTGTATCGATACAGCCCGAGCGAAGTCTACGAACACATTTACCTCAACGAACGATTCTATTCCTGGCAATGCCTCAAAGGCGTCGAGCAAGGCCTGTGCGACACCGATCGGTGCGACACCTACAAAATCGCCGATCAGTTGTTCCTGTTCGTCTGGCGCGAAAAGATCATCCCGACCCTGGGCCTGGTGCTGATCGACCTGCAACAGCATCGCAGCGATGGCAAGATCTTCGGCTACGCCGGGGCGTCCTTCGACGAGTTCTCCAACTTCCCGGTCAGTTCCTACTGCCAGGTACTCAACCGGACGGAATATCCCGATGTCTGA
- a CDS encoding cupin domain-containing protein codes for MSLITLEKDIQLSELDAWGTVADLGSQILEGEVKAFGKMTFGAPTDAVSSAYFGTTRGKFRMVYPFAEQATVVTGEVVLTDEATGQSTRYKAGDSWFVTKGTPVLWEVVSESFVKHYFAVA; via the coding sequence ATGTCCCTCATCACCCTCGAAAAAGACATCCAGCTGTCCGAACTGGACGCTTGGGGCACCGTCGCCGATCTCGGTTCGCAGATTCTCGAAGGCGAAGTCAAAGCCTTCGGCAAAATGACCTTCGGCGCCCCGACCGATGCCGTGAGCAGCGCCTATTTCGGCACCACCCGAGGCAAGTTCCGGATGGTCTATCCGTTCGCGGAGCAGGCCACCGTGGTCACTGGCGAAGTCGTGCTCACCGACGAAGCCACCGGCCAGAGCACTCGCTACAAGGCCGGCGACAGCTGGTTCGTGACCAAGGGCACGCCCGTACTGTGGGAAGTGGTCAGCGAAAGTTTCGTCAAGCACTACTTCGCGGTAGCCTGA